A genomic window from Cupriavidus basilensis includes:
- a CDS encoding cytochrome c, whose translation MKAWIAMAIGALGCAMAFLAGPACAADTATLTIAAGAQQRNWTLDALLKDRRLTDVTVDDDNLKRRLTFKAIPLAALLRGMPVTADASATTAASDGYVSHLPTRLLLADSADEPRAWLAVENPAAPWPTLKGQDIGPFRLIWTVPAGRAASLVNESLWTYGIVRIDITAPPAERFAAIRPAPGLPADGAVMRGFATFQRVCFSCHSLNRVGDAHLGPDLNVPHSAVDYLGDDKLATLIRDPQSLRWWPNARMSAIDEKTLSDADLKDLLAYLRHMAGRKVAAPPRVPDPQP comes from the coding sequence ATGAAAGCCTGGATCGCAATGGCCATTGGCGCGCTTGGCTGCGCCATGGCGTTCCTGGCGGGTCCGGCTTGCGCCGCGGACACGGCGACGCTGACCATTGCCGCTGGTGCGCAACAGCGCAACTGGACGCTGGATGCGCTGCTGAAAGACCGCCGCCTGACCGACGTGACGGTGGACGACGACAACCTGAAACGCCGCCTGACGTTCAAGGCCATCCCCCTGGCCGCCTTGCTGCGCGGCATGCCGGTGACGGCCGACGCGAGCGCGACGACCGCGGCCAGCGATGGCTATGTCTCCCACCTGCCGACGCGCCTGTTGCTGGCCGATAGCGCCGACGAGCCGCGCGCCTGGCTGGCGGTGGAAAATCCTGCCGCGCCGTGGCCAACGCTCAAGGGCCAGGACATCGGGCCGTTCCGCCTGATCTGGACAGTGCCGGCGGGCCGCGCTGCTTCCCTTGTCAACGAGAGTCTCTGGACGTACGGCATCGTGCGCATCGACATCACCGCGCCGCCGGCGGAGCGCTTTGCGGCCATCCGGCCCGCCCCCGGCCTGCCGGCGGACGGCGCGGTCATGCGCGGCTTCGCGACGTTCCAGCGCGTTTGCTTCTCGTGCCACTCCCTCAACCGGGTCGGCGACGCGCACCTTGGCCCCGACCTGAATGTGCCGCACAGCGCGGTCGACTACCTGGGCGACGACAAGCTGGCCACGCTGATCCGCGACCCGCAATCGTTGCGCTGGTGGCCCAACGCGCGCATGTCGGCGATCGACGAGAAAACGCTGTCCGACGCGGATCTGAAGGACTTGCTGGCGTATCTGCGTCATATGGCTGGACGCAAGGTGGCGGCGCCGCCGCGGGTTCCTGACCCCCAGCCCTGA